ggcgcgtggcgcttgcggggggagtgccggccccgggcgcgcggcgcttggcggagatgagcaatactatggggttctggatgtgaaaaagttgttcggagcgaaaaattattgtgagttttgccacacagtatacagtcatgaccactcttgcaggtattgttgccgcctctgcttgagcggaacgtgctcagacagcgtgggcgtgccgctgcggtgtcctagctgtatcttggaacaagatggcctcttttgtgtggcgctagaacttatggggaagtgctatgctctgattgacagagggtgtcacgggaagctcttagaggggtcacacgaccagcttccggtctggtcaacgggtcccagaactgcaccccccgaatggtcaaagcgatttgtggggcggtcctacagggaaaaaaaccctcctgattggtagagggaggcagggtgagttcttagaggggtcacacgacccacttctgggcgggtcatccgttcctggaactgccccccgattggtcaaagcagttcacgaggcggtcctacagggaaaaaactcctcctgattggtggagggaggcgggttgagttcttagaggggtcacacgacccacttctgggcgggtcatccgttcccggaactgccccccgattggtcaaagcggttcgcggggcgttcctacggggaaagcccttcctgattggtagagggaggaggggcaagtccttagaggggtcacatgacaccccttacttccggtcacctgcccctcttgaccccggatgtattacccccaagggcgggacttccggtgacaggggacgggcctaaccggggtcacatgacatccttttttacttccggtcacctgtccctctcgacccggatgtactaccctccaggggcgggactgccagtgacaagggagaagggacttccggggagtcgggggggggggtcttccagggtcagggggcggggctaatgttttattgatggtagggcccttatactactcccctaccccatagacagctagcagatatagcgttcagtctagcttcccacccaagtatatgatgtgcaagctggaaacagaagcaggagctctttcttctatttgtctgtgcttcattccccgagctctcatccaggtcagatgtctcttaggacctgagttgccaccagctggacaatgggacttgggtcattctgtaggacctggagagctgaaatgacagagaatatgactcacttttcatatagtcacctatgcctgcagtagctggagatttagtaccagtgagtaccaagctacagaagctctctgtacaaacaaagctttaggttcctccattgggatccttccaagctccaaactgagatggaggaggggggagaggggagaccctgaccctaccagaaactcatccaattggaaggtgctccattgactcaatagcttctgcttttaagttattttacatctcctgacagaaataaatctgatggtgtggagtttggggtagcaaaaagtggctcccagggagccgatggagcccaaagagtggatcacacaggttgggaagaggcattgccagggtagccaggagatgcactgacttatatcacactggctgcagtttcctccaggtacgtctacaccgcaaagttaattcaaaataacagctgttcttttgaattaactttaatagcatctatacatgcaaaccgctatttcgaaattaattcgaaatagcagagcgcttaattcaaatttggtaaacctcattctacgaggagtaacaccaaatttgaaatagctatttcaaattaagtgctgtgtagacaattaattcaaaatagggggcctccagcccttcccagggagccctggtggccactctgggcacaaccaggaaaacttcctctcctctccccctggccccagagccattaaagggatagaccctggcccgtgccagatccaagcctaccagccaagagccagcagtggccaccggggcccctgagccagtagccacaaaacgtgagccagcaaggcactggcagccaaccctccactgctcctcaggagcagtctgccagcacccaggagcctgacaggggctggagaaggcgggtgccttcctggtccagggtggagatcatggaccttattcaggtttgggagggatgccccagcatccatgatctccgcactagacagaggaacacggccgtcaatggcaggatagctgccagcctggccaccaaaggccacatgcgaacccaggagcaggtttgcatgacaatcaagttggtgcggtgagacccccaaccttgggccctgatcttcccttcccccttcttccctttgcttctcccttccaacttcctcctcccaggtttcaccctcccctctcccacccactctattcctctctcccacctccttttcccagtctccccagaggttcaccctgttgttcaataaacccagtttctatttttgaacatacatgtcttttatttgacatcaggaagggaggctagggaggagtaagtagatggacgtgagggaggaatggggcacgagcccccggtggggaggaccggggtggctctgagggctcctcggggtggacactctcctgcagggcctcctggatcctgacagccccccgatggactccctggacggtagcctgcagcaagtgcagctgggctgatggcaacaaccctacgagacgcaccggtgtgcccaggggcagctctggctccatgtggccgagtgctgtggtgtcccgagtgcaggcactcagggcactccaagacaggactgctttgctgtccctcatcggggtagacaagcgagcggggaaccctgagaactgtctgttcggggtgggggtagggtcccgtgaagcacggagctcagttagcctgaggcagcagccccacacactatgtcctaacctgatgccctgccagcactggttccggccagcctgaacttcggttcagggtccactcagtgtggacgcgctatttcaaaataacaaaatgctattttgaaataggttttgtgtatagatgcataattcgaattagcttaattcaaattaactatttcgaattaagttaacttgaattaacgctatagtgtagacgtacctctttcagagcagactaaagctgaatctgtcctttgatgtgtggctgatgcacttcacacctgtggtatcagttactgcttgcttgtcagctaaatttctttataactcactaatgaataggatttcacctgtatttgttacttacaggtcaacagatgttccatgtccagccatttcatattcttggtgtccgtatgttccaggatgatgcctaaataagcagtgtaaaataaacatcaataaaaaaccttctcttgttaagtgcaaggtgataacattggccctttggcttctattgtgggtctaaggtgagctgtaggcaagaaaatactagaaaagtttagcgtccacactgaagagaagaagagaaaaaaattaagaatgtttacataaaacctcatttgctttaaacaatctatgttcctcttgccactgctgtcagttagtggagatatactaggatagtgtattaatctagtggtgtgaacaaagggctggggccaggaataagtgcgtactaagcaaggatctcacatggataaattaattaggccacaatgcttgcctggcttgcatgggtgtgctaaggaaaggatggcacagggccaaaggggaggaatctagtgcttcctgggcaaggcaatcaggaacctgcaacagcaggcactgtgtggcggtggcctgcctacctcccagtgatgaagcaccagtaaggaacagtcaacaacactgagcttaggtctatagtttgagtccacactaactctgactactaaaaatagagtgcaggtcagatgacagaagcagtcggaggagctagccaccttgagaacagacttttgggtttggatgggatcatccttggaatagttaacccctcctgctactcctgccacagctactctatttttagcacactagtttgatcggagaataaacataccctacgtgacagtgtgccagcctctgctactaaatgactgcgccatctcaaagcattctattgcaaattacaaattcctcctaacaccacactggagaagtaggagaacattaacatctccatttatgcatgagaagtcacagcacggagagattaatagtagctcagtgctgcacacagggactttttctgtctacctcaaagggaataccaaaagggacacggcacactttctctcaccagctaacttggctgcaactgcccggatctcttcccagctgctgcagaagtatgtgatggtgcttttgtaaaagttctccagtagctcagccttctctttggcctagagaaaatcagggacacatgagctctctctggctagaaatgccctttgactgccaacacatggctttacaaaccacaagtaaacagtctgtgttcctcttgccactgctgtcagttcttggactcactcagactttttttttaatttaaacaagtaaataaaagaaaggacaggaggctgtgtagaagtggggaaagtgggaatctatggcagatttacattcctctcaccctcagtcctgtatcccactctaatagggtacgtctacactacaacgttaattcgaactaacttagttcgaattacttaattcgaactaagctaattaaaactaacggatctagactaaaaaactagctcgaattagcgttttactaattcgaactagcatgtccacattaagtggaccctgaaccgggcttaaggatggccggaagcagtgccggcaggacatcagaggaggactaagagcgtggagatgctgtctcaggctagccgagggctgtgcttaaagggtcccaacccccacgccggacagacagttctcaggggtgccccgcttgcaaagcagtcttggcttggagtgcccggagtgcccacactgggcacatcacagcacttggccatcagaccggctgcacttgccgcagcctgccatctggggagatggggcaattggggggctgcaggagagcttccaccacaaaagcccgcagagccagcccagtcctccccatcgggggcgcgtaccccattccgccctcaactccttccacttacccttccctagcccctcttcttgatgtacaaaataaaggacaattgtgttcaaaaatggaatctgtctttattgaacaaaactgggggagactgggaaaagggggtgggagaggggaagagagagggtggcagaggggagggcaactaaaatgatcaggggttgggaacaggtctcacatgaagagaggctaaagagactgggacttttcagcttagaaaagaggagacggaggggggacaggatagaggtctctaaaaccaggagttgggtggagagggtgcatacagaaaagttcttcattagttcccataaagaaggactagaggacaccaaaggaaaggaatgggtaacaggcttcaaactagtaacagaaagttgttcttcacaaagcacagagtcaacctgtggaactccttgctgcaggaggctgtgaaggctac
Above is a genomic segment from Pelodiscus sinensis isolate JC-2024 unplaced genomic scaffold, ASM4963464v1 ctg50, whole genome shotgun sequence containing:
- the LOC142825311 gene encoding maestro heat-like repeat-containing protein family member 1, whose protein sequence is MDICRHLAKEKAELLENFYKSTITYFCSSWEEIRAVAAKLAGIILEHTDTKNMKWLDMEHLLTSLQVLQNDPSPIVQLVATQVLRDI